One Manihot esculenta cultivar AM560-2 chromosome 6, M.esculenta_v8, whole genome shotgun sequence DNA segment encodes these proteins:
- the LOC110617691 gene encoding probable xyloglucan 6-xylosyltransferase 5: MGQESFTPQKRASGGGALPTTTANGRAGRATMPRGRQIHKTFNNIKITILCGFVTILVLRGTIGIGNLTSSDAEAINQNLIEETNRILAEIRSDNDPTDPDELPEADINPNVTYTLGPKMSIWDEERKVWLNQNPEFPNFVNGKPRILLLTGSPPNPCDNPIGDHYLLKAIKNKIDYCRIHGIEIVYNMAHLDKELAGYWAKLPMIRRLMLSHPEVEWIWWMDSDAMFTDMVFEIPLPKYDKHNLVIHGYPDLLFEQKSWIALNTGSFLFRNCKWSLDLLDAWAPMGPKGPIREEAGKILTANLKGRPAFEADDQSALIYLLLSQKDQWMDKVYIENQYYLHGYWAGLVDRYEEMIEKYHPGLGDERWPFVTHFVGCKPCGSYGDYPVEQCLRSMERAFNFADNQVLKLYGFGHRGLLSPKIKRIRNETATPLDYVDQFDIRRPADGNSGSES; encoded by the coding sequence ATGGGGCAAGAGAGCTTCACTCCCCAGAAGAGAGCTAGTGGCGGAGGAGCCCTTCCCACCACAACCGCCAACGGCAGAGCGGGCCGTGCAACCATGCCGCGCGGCAGGCAGATTCATAAGACCTTCAATAACATCAAGATAACTATCCTCTGTGGTTTTGTCACCATCCTCGTCCTCCGCGGTACCATCGGCATTGGCAACCTCACTAGCTCTGACGCTGAAGCTATCAACCAGAACCTTATTGAGGAGACTAACCGGATTCTCGCCGAGATTCGCTCCGACAACGACCCTACCGACCCTGATGAACTGCCCGAGGCGGATATCAACCCCAACGTCACTTACACTTTAGGCCCCAAAATGTCTATTTGGGACGAGGAACGCAAGGTATGGCTTAACCAAAACCCCGAGTTCCCTAATTTTGTGAATGGGAAGCCTCGGATTTTGCTCTTGACCGGGTCGCCTCCTAACCCTTGTGATAACCCGATTGGAGATCACTATTTATTGAAGGCGATAAAGAATAAGATCGACTATTGTAGGATTCATGGGATTGAGATTGTCTATAATATGGCTCATTTAGACAAAGAACTAGCTGGTTACTGGGCGAAATTGCCCATGATTAGGAGATTGATGCTGTCGCATCCTGAAGTGGAGTGGATTTGGTGGATGGATAGTGATGCTATGTTTACTGATATGGTTTTTGAGATCCCGTTACCCAAGTACGATAAGCATAATTTGGTGATTCATGGCTATCCTGATTTGTTGTTCGAGCAAAAATCATGGATTGCTTTGAACACTGGGAGTTTCTTGTTTAGGAATTGTAAGTGGAGCTTGGATTTGCTTGATGCCTGGGCTCCAATGGGTCCCAAGGGGCCAATAAGGGAGGAGGCTGGCAAAATTTTGACTGCAAATTTAAAGGGGAGGCCAGCATTTGAGGCTGATGATCAGTCAGCTTTGATATACCTGCTTCTTTCGCAGAAGGATCAGTGGATGGATAAGGTTTACATTGAGAATCAATATTATTTGCATGGGTATTGGGCAGGATTGGTGGATCGGTATGAGGAGATGATCGAGAAGTACCATCCAGGATTGGGTGATGAAAGGTGGCCTTTCGTGACTCATTTTGTTGGTTGCAAGCCTTGTGGGAGCTATGGTGATTATCCTGTTGAACAGTGCTTGAGAAGCATGGAAAGGGCTTTTAATTTCGCTGATAACCAGGTGCTTAAGTTATATGGTTTTGGGCATAGGGGACTATTGAGCCCGAAAATCAAGAGGATCAGGAATGAGACAGCGACtccattggattatgtagaccAGTTTGATATTCGCCGTCCAGCGGATGGAAACAGCGGATCAGAGAGCTAG
- the LOC122723794 gene encoding uncharacterized protein LOC122723794, producing the protein MKVKGQSIQALVDTGASHNFMKLDVAKKLGVPFQGDEGWLKVVNSFPTPTYGVARNVQVRIGEWTGTLDFYIIDLDDHSCVLGMDFMDKVKAVLLPYANDMCLPNGSTLKAINLARGKNATSTLSTLQVVSPKELPKESLPPRKSEGHDEKKKRVRMTVDAMGPKSSLLRRIKEATMRDGQAKQLVKLAHNGVTRKFVVDNGLIKTRRGSIFVPRWGKLREEVMRWYHDFMIRGRPSVRKMMAMLGREFYWHHMVMDVKWFVRACVESHRVDGDSPREVKSEGRSPSAPGVSRPWRSKVRLRGDATRASRE; encoded by the coding sequence ATgaaggtaaaggggcagtcCATTCAAGCATTGGTGGACACTGGGGCTTCACACAACTTCATGAAGCTCGATGTGGCAAAGAAGCTTGGAGTTCCTTTTCAAGGCGATGAGGGTTGGTTGAAGGTTGTCAACTCTTTTCCAACCCCGACATATGGAGTTGCAAGGAATGTCCAAGTAAGGATAGGTGAGTGGACTGGAACTTTGGACTTCTACATTATTGACTTGGATGATCACTCTTGTGTGCTAGGCATGGATTTTATGGATAAGGTGAAGGCAGTTCTTCTCCCCTATGCCAATGATATGTGCTTACCTAATGGGAGTACTTTGAAGGCCATAAACTTGGCAAGAGGGAAGAATGCCACTAGCACACTTTCTACTTTACAAGTAGTAAGTCCAAAGGAGCTGCCCAAGGAGTCATTGCCACCGAGGAAGAGCGAAGGGCATGATGAGAAGAAGAAGCGAGTAAGGATGACTGTCGACGCAATGGGTCCAAAGTCTTCCTTGTTGAGGCGCATCAAAGAGGCAACGATGCGTGATGGGCAAGCCAAGCAATTGGTGAAGTTGGCTCACAATGGGGTAACAAGGAAGTTTGTGGTTGATAATGGGCTCATTAAGACGAGGCGTGGCAGCATCTTTGTGCCTAGATGGGGCAAACTTCGGGAGGAGGTCATGAGGTGGTATCATGACTTCATGATTCGTGGCCGTCCAAGTGTAAGGAAGATGATGGCAATGCTTGGACGAGAGTTCTATTGGCATCACATGGTGATGGATGTCAAATGGTTTGTGAGGGCTTGTGTGGAGAGTCATAGGGTTGATGGTGATTCTCCAAGGGAGGTAAAGTCTGAAGGACGTTCTCCATCTGCACCAGGGGTGAGTAGACCGTGGAGGTCGAAGGTGCGACTTCGTGGAGACGCGACAAGGGCGTCGCGAGAATAG